The Chryseobacterium glaciei DNA window ATACAATGTCTACAAAATCTGAAGATCATTAAATTTTTCCTCACCAAATTTGTCTTGAAACTTTTTAAGATAAAAACTTCTGCGCATTTTAAAATCGTTCTTCAATAAAGGAGAATTGATTTTAATGATGATACAATGATCCTCAATATTTACGCTTTGGATTTCATTAAAAAGGCTTTCATCAAGATATTCTTCGAGAAAATCTTTGATTTCAAAAGCTACAAGTTTGTGTTCAAATCCATGAATTCTCGCAAAAGATTTTACGAGTTCTGAGGATTGGTATTCTCGTTTTTTCTTCTTCATGACTAAATTTCAAAAATTATGCTTTCCTCATTAATCTTTTTCACAACGCTTTCTGTACGTTCTCTGTGTGTATCTGTAATGAAAATCTGACCGAAATTTTCCTGATTTACGAGTTCAATAAGCTGAGAAACTCTGTAGTCATCAAGCTTATCAAAAATATCATCTAATAAAAGGATGGGTGTTTTTCCTGTCAGTTCCTTAACCAGACTCATTTGAGCTAATTTTAAAGCAATAAGAAATGATTTTTGCTGTCCCTGTGAACCTATTTTTTTAATTAAAACAGAATCCATATCAAAAAGAAGATCGTCTTTGTGAATTCCTTTTGAGGTGTAGGTTAACATTCTGTCTCTCTCAATGTTATCTTTTAATAGATTTTGAAAAGAGTCATCAAATAAATGCGATTCATAGATAACAGATACAGTTTCTTTTCCACCAGAAATGATGTTGTAAAAGTTTTGAACAATAGGATTAAGCTGTGATACAAACGCTCTTCTTTTTTCAAAAATTTTAGTTCCGGATCTGGAAATCGGCTCGTCATAGATTTCTAAAGAATCTTTATCAAAAACTCGGTTTTTAGCGAAATATTTTAACAAAGCATTTCTCTGCTGAATGGTTTTTTGATATTGAATCAACTCAAAAAGATATTCAGAATTCGTCTGAGAAATCATAGAATCCAAAAATTTTCGTCTGCTTTCTCCGGAATCAGAGATCAGATTAGAATCATAAGGAGAGATCATCACACTTGGCAAATAACCGATATGATCAGCCATTCTATCATAGCTTTTATCGTTCTTTTTAATGATCTTTTTTGATTCTTTAGGTTGAGAAATTTTAATAATGTCTTCGCTGTCATTATTCTGAATTTCAGCATCTATCGTAAAAAAATCCTCGTCTTTTTTGATGTTATTAATGTCGGTATTTCCCAAAAAACTTTTCCCTACTGAAAGGTAATGAAGAGCATCCAGAATATTTGTTTTTCCAACCCCGTTATTTCCTACGAAACAATTGATCTGTGGGGAAAACTCAAATTTTTTCTCAGAATGGTTCTTGAAGTTATACAGGGAAAGCTTATTAATAATCATTCGTCAAAAATACTCCAATATTACTAGAAATAAAAAAGGAAGTGCAGAACATGTTTCAACACCGAACGAAAAATAGACGTCATTTCTCTTATTTTCAGCGAAATAAATAAAAATATAAGTTAGAATACTTGTAAGAAAAAAGGCAATTGAATAGTGATGATTTAAATAAAAACTTGCTAAAATACTGCTCACAAAAACAAGTAAATAAGCAATATGTTTTGTGCTTTGAACTCCGATTATCATTGGGAAAGTCTTGATAGTATCGCTTTTCATATCCCGAATATCGAAAGGTAGAACTAAGGCAGTAATAAAGAAAAAACTTATCAGGAAAATAGGAAGATTAAATTCATGTAAAGTCAGCCAACAGTTGACAAGAGCCCAGACAAGCCCAACATAAAATACCTTCAAAAATGGGATTTTTCGAATATAAACATCCAGAAAAAAGCTATTGTAAAGAAGTCCCAAAACAACAATGATGAACCATTTTATCAATCGGATTTCATTATGATTATGAATGATAAGAAATGCACAAATTACACCTGCAACCGCATTTAAGATTAATATTTTAAAGAAATGTTTAGTGCGTTGATATTTTGTATAAAGGTATCCACTGAAATAAGTAATGAATATCAGGATTACAG harbors:
- the recF gene encoding DNA replication/repair protein RecF (All proteins in this family for which functions are known are DNA-binding proteins that assist the filamentation of RecA onto DNA for the initiation of recombination or recombinational repair.) is translated as MIINKLSLYNFKNHSEKKFEFSPQINCFVGNNGVGKTNILDALHYLSVGKSFLGNTDINNIKKDEDFFTIDAEIQNNDSEDIIKISQPKESKKIIKKNDKSYDRMADHIGYLPSVMISPYDSNLISDSGESRRKFLDSMISQTNSEYLFELIQYQKTIQQRNALLKYFAKNRVFDKDSLEIYDEPISRSGTKIFEKRRAFVSQLNPIVQNFYNIISGGKETVSVIYESHLFDDSFQNLLKDNIERDRMLTYTSKGIHKDDLLFDMDSVLIKKIGSQGQQKSFLIALKLAQMSLVKELTGKTPILLLDDIFDKLDDYRVSQLIELVNQENFGQIFITDTHRERTESVVKKINEESIIFEI